In the Mauremys reevesii isolate NIE-2019 unplaced genomic scaffold, ASM1616193v1 Contig17, whole genome shotgun sequence genome, one interval contains:
- the LOC120393258 gene encoding LOW QUALITY PROTEIN: serine/threonine-protein kinase N1-like (The sequence of the model RefSeq protein was modified relative to this genomic sequence to represent the inferred CDS: inserted 2 bases in 1 codon) gives MGQTAWKPVGQQAWNQTFALKLERARELEISVYWRDYRSLCALKHLKLEDFLDNQRQEIHLDLEPQGTLLAEVTFFDPVIERIPKLQRQKKIFSKQQGKAFLRARQMNIDIATWVRLLRRLLPTTSSTGAYSPSAHVPTGPGSEGHHGLARDFSIEKLTLDIDKPQQERPGQPADGGERPERGALSPQVGDEELVLGGDTRRPGNSALHRTTPLTLDDFRFLAVLGRGHFDKVLLSEYSRTGELYAIKALKKGDIVARDEVESLMCEKRIFETVNSSRHPFLVNLFACFQTPEHVCFVMEYTAGGDLMMHIHTDVFTEPRATFYTACVVLGLQFLHERKIVYRDLKLDNLLLDKEGFVKIADFGLCKEGMGYGDRTSTFCGTPEFLAPEVLTDTSYTRAVDWWGLGILVYEMLVGESPFPGDDEEEVFDSIMNDEVRYPRFLSTEAIGVMRRLLRRNPERRLGSSERDAEDVKKQPFFRVIDWEALLARRLPPPFVPIIKGREDISNFDEEFTAEAPALAPXPLTAAEQEAFRHFDYLADTC, from the exons ATGGGGCAGACGGCCTGGAAGCCTGTGGGCCAGCAGGCCTGGAACCAGACCTTCGCACTGAAGCTGGAGAGG GCACGGGAGCTGGAGATCTCGGTGTATTGGCGGGATTACCGCAGCCTCTGTGCCTTGAAGCACCTCAAGCTGGAGGATTTCCTGGACAACCAACGCCAGGAGATCCACCTGGACCTGGAGCCCCAGGGCACCCTGCTAGCCGAG GTGACCTTCTTTGACCCTGTCATCGAGCGCATCCCCAAGCTCCAGAGGCAGAAGAAGATTTTCTCCAAGCAGCAAG GCAAGGCCTTCCTGCGCGCCCGTCAGATGAACATCGACATCGCCACCTGGGTGCGGctgctgcggcgcctcctgcccaccaccaGCTCCACTGGCGCCTACAGCCCCTCGGCCCACGTGCCCACCGGGCCCGGCTCTGAGGGCCACCACGGCCTGGCCAG agacttCTCCATCGAGAAGCTGACCCTGGACATTGATAAGCCGCAGCAGGAGCGGCCAGGCCAGCCGGCCGATGGCGGGGAGCGACCGGAGAGGGGCGCACTG AGCCCGCAAGTAGGAGATGAGGAGCTGGTGCTGGGAGGAGACACCCGAAGGCCTGGGAATAGcgccctgcacag gacgACGCCTTTGACGCTGGATGACTTCAGGTTCCTGGCCGTGCTGGGACGCGGGCACTTCGACAAA GTGCTGCTGTCCGAATACAGCCGCACAGGGGAGCTCTACGCCATCAAAGCTTTGAAGAAGGGGGACATTGTTGCACGGGACGAGGTGGAGAG cctgaTGTGCGAGAAGCGGATCTTCGAGACGGTGAATAGCTCGCGGCACCCGTTCCTGGTGAACCTCTTCGCCTGCTTCCAGACGCCCGAGCATGTCTGCTTTGTCATGGAGTACACGGCCGGCGGCGACCTCATGATGCACATCCACACAGACGTCTTCACTGAGCCACGGGCCAC GTTTTACACCGCCTGTGTCGTCCTCGGATTGCAGTTTCTTCATGAGCGCAAAATAGTGTACAG GGACCTGAAGCTGGATAATTTATTACTGGACAAGGAGGGTTTTGTGAAGATCGCAGACTTTGGCCTGTGCAAGGAAG GGATGGGCTACGGCGACCGCACCAGCACGTTCTGTGGGACCCCCGAGTTCCTGGCGCCCGAGGTGCTGACAGACACGTCCTACACCCGTGCCGTGGACTGGTGGGGGCTGGGCATCCTGGTCTACGAGATGCTGGTGGGGGAG TCCCCATTCCCAGGCGATGACGAGGAGGAGGTGTTTGACAGCATCATGAATGACGAGGTGCGGTACCCCCGCTTCCTGTCCACCGAGGCCATCGGCGTCATGCGCCGG CTCCTGCGCAGGAATCCGGAGCGTCGCCTGGGCTCCAGCGAGCGGGACGCCGAGGACGTCAAGAAGCAGCCGTTCTTCAGG GTCATTGACTGGGAGGCCCTGCTGGCCCGGCGGCTCCCTCCCCCCTTCGTCCCCATCATCAAGGGGCGTGAGGACATCAGCAACTTCGACGAGGAGTTCACGGCCGAGGCGCCCGCGCTGGCGCC CCCGCTCACCGCTGCCGAGCAGGAGGCCTTCCGTCATTTCGACTACCTCGCGGACACCTGCTAG